One stretch of Nicotiana tabacum cultivar K326 chromosome 18, ASM71507v2, whole genome shotgun sequence DNA includes these proteins:
- the LOC142172821 gene encoding uncharacterized protein LOC142172821 yields the protein MSNFTAKCFTLFLLLSVLVVQESHGLSLKEVASVRVLNRKVLGSQWAAFGKGLQGNYNHAGKINDKFADWELRGIPAGPDPLHHNGANPKKPRTP from the exons ATGTCTAATTTCACTGCCAAATGTTTCACACTTTTCCTCTTGCTGTCTGTTTTGGTTGTTCAAGAATCTCatggtctctctct AAAGGAAGTTGCTTCTGTGAGAGTACTAAACAGAAAG GTTTTAGGAAGCCAGTGGGCTGCTTTTGGGAAGGGCTTGCAAGGAAACTACAATCATGCAGGGAAGATTAATGACAAGTTTGCTGATTGGGAGCTTAGGGGAATTCCAGCTGGTCCTGATCCATTGCACCACAATGGTGCTAATCCGAAGAAACCCCGGACTCCATAG
- the LOC107789171 gene encoding pentatricopeptide repeat-containing protein At1g05750, chloroplastic-like, which produces MALPAFTVTAANSPPSTSPHPPLTHFVDKNAATTTYRRSKFQLALKNLSNNLDSTASWTSLIANHCRNGRLIEAVSEFTLMRISGFEPNHVTFVTLLSGCAHFPAQGLSLGSALHAYARKLGLDTQNVKVGTAIIDMYSKFGLLELARLSFDHMDVKNKVTWNTMVDGFMRNGDLKNAVKMFDEIPERDVISWTALIGGFVKNGLFEEALVWFQEMQLSGVEPDYVTMISVLSACANLGALGISLWLHRFILQREFKNNVRVNNTLIDMYCRCGCVELACQVFDKMPERSLVSWNSIIVGLAVNGHAMDALQYFNLMQTERFKPDAVTFTGVLTACSHAGMVEEGLKYFKAMKRVHRISPRIEHYGCIVDLYSRAGRLEDALGVIKNMHVKPNEVVLGSILAACRNLKDVRLAERLMHYIYELDPGGDSNHVLLSNIYAAVGSWHGASTVRKKMKDLGIQKRPGISSIETDGVVNEFVAGDRSHIHSQQIYAMLELLSGELRVSGYVEDNVNESYECG; this is translated from the coding sequence ATGGCCCTCCCCGCCTTTACGGTCACTGCCGCCAACTCTCCACCGTCGACGTCTCCGCATCCGCCACTTACTCATTTCGTTGACAAAAATGCCGCCACCACCACCTACCGCCGTTCAAAATTCCAATTAGCTCTTAAGAACCTCAGCAATAATCTCGACTCTACTGCTTCATGGACCTCGTTAATAGCCAATCACTGCCGAAACGGCCGTTTAATCGAGGCGGTTTCCGAGTTCACCCTCATGCGGATTTCCGGCTTTGAACCGAATCACGTTACCTTTGTTACTCTGCTCTCCGGCTGTGCCCATTTTCCTGCGCAAGGTCTCTCTCTTGGTTCTGCCCTTCACGCATATGCTCGAAAACTTGGGTTGGATACTCAGAATGTGAAAGTGGGTACTGCTATTATCGATATGTATTCTAAGTTTGGACTTCTAGAGCTTGCTAGATTGAGTTTTGATCATATGGATGTCAAGAATAAGGTGACCTGGAACACCATGGTTGATGGTTTCATGAGAAATGGCGATCTCAAGAATGCAGTTAAGATGTTTGATGAAATTCCTGAAAGAGATGTCATTTCTTGGACGGCTTTGATTGGTGGATTTGTCAAGAATGGGCTTTTTGAAGAAGCTCTAGTGTGGTTTCAAGAAATGCAGTTATCTGGGGTGGAGCCTGATTATGTAACAATGATCTCGGTGCTTTCGGCTTGTGCTAATTTGGGGGCTCTTGGTATAAGCCTATGGTTGCACAGATTTATCTTGCAACGTGAATTTAAGAACAATGTTCGTGTTAATAACACGTTAATCGATATGTATTGTAGGTGTGGATGTGTAGAATTGGCATGCcaggtatttgataaaatgcccgAGAGAAGCTTGGTTTCATGGAACTCGATCATTGTAGGTTTAGCTGTCAATGGGCATGCAATGGATGCTCTACAATATTTCAATTTGATGCAAACGGAAAGGTTTAAACCAGATGCTGTGACCTTTACAGGAGTTCTCACCGCATGTAGCCATGCTGgtatggttgaggagggactaaAGTATTTCAAAGCAATGAAAAGAGTTCATAGGATTTCTCCAAGGATTGAACATTACGGGTGTATAGTTGATCTTTACAGCCGTGCTGGAAGATTAGAAGATGCATTAGGTGTTATTAAGAATATGCATGTGAAGCCAAATGAAGTTGTATTAGGGTCTATATTAGCAGCTTGTCGAAATCTTAAGGATGTAAGACTAGCTGAAAGGCTAATGCATTATATCTACGAGTTGGATCCGGGTGGAGATTCAAATCATGTGTTGCTATCTAATATATATGCTGCAGTTGGAAGTTGGCACGGAGCTAGCACTGTGAGGAAGAAAATGAAGGATCTCGGAATACAGAAGAGACCAGGTATCAGTTCCATCGAGACTGATGGTGTTGTTAATGAATTTGTGGCTGGAGATAGATCCCATATCCATTCACAGCAGATTTATGCAATGCTTGAGCTTTTGTCAGGTGAGCTAAGAGTGTCTGGCTATGTTGAAGATAATGTGAATGAATCATATGAATGTGGTTGA